A region from the Lycium barbarum isolate Lr01 chromosome 8, ASM1917538v2, whole genome shotgun sequence genome encodes:
- the LOC132607814 gene encoding uncharacterized protein LOC132607814 — protein sequence MAIKLVIGGFSLIFISAYAPQVGLDEEEKRHFWEDLDKVVKSIPPSKKLFVRGDFNGHIGSISRGYDNVHGGFGFGDRNGGGVSLLDFAKAFRLVITNSSFLKKEEHLVTFCSSVAVTQIDFLLLRKDDKGLCKDCKVISSENLSTQHKLLVMDLEIKRVKKVRVVDDRPRIRWGSLTLSSAL from the coding sequence ATGGCAATTAAGTTAGTCATTGGAGGGTTCTCTTTGATCTTCattagtgcttacgcgccgcAAGTGGGATTAGACGAGGAGGAAAAGAGGCACTTTTGGGAGGACTTGGACAAAGTTGTGAAAAGTATACCGCCTTCTAAGAAGTTATTCGTaagaggagatttcaatgggcacattgggtctATTTCGAGGGGTTATGACAATGTGCATGGGGggtttggcttcggggacaggaacggaggaggagtctcactcctgGATTTCGCAAAGGCCTTTAGATTGGTGATAACAAACTCGAGTTTTttgaagaaggaggagcacttggtaaccttctgTAGCTCGGTGGCTGTGACGCAGATTgactttttgctccttagaaaagatgataaaggTCTCTGTAAGGACTGTAAGGTAATTTCGAGTGAGAATCTTTCAACCCAGCATAAGTTATTagtgatggatttggagataaAGAGGGTAAAGAAGgtgagggtcgtggatgaccgaccgagGATTAGGTGGGGGAGTTTGACGTTGTCTAGTGCCCTATaa